The Dyadobacter sandarakinus DNA window TACGGAAGGGCAATACCATTTTCCAGAAATTCTTTTTTCAGCAACGTGTCCAGCAAAAACCGGTTGACGCGCTGCTCAATGGGCCTTGTGGTGTAAATAATCTCTTTCATCACCTCTTTCAGCAGATCAGCCCTGTCGAGCTGTCCCGAGCTGAGCAGCTCCCTGGATCTTTGCATGTTTCCCCTGCCTGATCTTGCAGGTACAACCTTCCTGTTGAACTGCCTGGCGGCTACGGAGTCGCGGTTACCGCCTTTCTGCATTTTAGGATCATACACCCCCTGAAATGCATTGCCAAGCCTGCGTTCATCGTCCAGCCTGCGCCGCATAAAGTCGTCAATGCCGGCCATGCCAAACTGCTGCGCCTGGAAAAATTCTTCGATGATCTGCTGCTGATGATCCACCATCACCTTAAAATTGGGGCTGAGCACATCCGTAGGAACTGCTTCGGTGATAATCTGGATCTCCTCTCCGTTTGCGCCGATGGCGATCTGCATGCGCGGCCGGGTGGCTGCGGGAGCTTCCTGCACTCTGGCCGTTTTTTCGGAAACTGCTTTTCTGATTGGCATGGTACGCAGCTTGGCCATGCGTTCGAGCTTGCTTTTTTGCTGCTCGGTTTCAATGCGCCGCTGCAGAAGGTACATCATTTCCTGCTTTTCCAGCCGGTGTACCACTTCCTGTACCGATTCTGCCACCTTCCGGTTAAACTGGTCGTTGCGGATTGCAATGGCCTCTCTGATCCAGTAAAACTGAAATCCGATGAGCCCGATGAGCGCGAGGCACATCAGCCCTACTATGATCTGAATTTTACGTTTGGTCATAAACTTTTGGTTCTCCATGCAACGTCAGGCTTGCGGAGCCCGACATTCTTCCCAAACAAAAATAGCGCATTTGAGAGGCTGGGTTTTTCATTTAACATTATTTAACAACCCTGCGCAAACGGCTCCAGTACCCTTGTAATATCTTCAAATACAAATCACTACTTACTATGAAAGCTGTTGTTTTGACCAGGATCGCACTGTCTTTTTTCCTTGCTGCATCACCTGTAATGCTTACCAGTGCCTGGGCGCAGGCCGACAAAAGTGAGAAAAAAGCCCAGGTCCGCATCCAGGTTTCGGAGGATCAGGACGGAAAGACAAAAAATATTGATAAAACCTACGAGGTAGGCAGCATGTCAGACAAAGAGCGGGATGCCTTTATTGATAAAGTACTGGATTCGCTGGGTGTTGAAAAGAATAAGAAGCAGCGCATTTCCATCACTTTCGACGACGGGGACCGCCAGTTTTCACAACGTAAGAAAAAGACCATTATGGATCACCGGGATGACCGTGACGTTTTGGCCTTCAACTATGAATGGGATGATGATCTTGCCAAAACATTCAGTTACAATGCCGATAAGTTCAGGCAGCAGTACCGGAACTTTGAGCGCGATTTTACCCCTAAAGCCAAAATCTTCATGAAGGATATGGAAAATTTCGGAGACAAAATGGCCGAAAGCTGGGAAAAGGATGCAATGAAGCCCGCCAGTGTACGCGCATTGAGCATTTACCCGAACAATCCCGATAATGGCGTGCTGAATGTCCGGTTTTCGGTGCCTGCAAAAGGCGACGTGACCATTTCAGTAACTGATGTGAAAGGTAAGGAAGTGGGTAAAAGGGAGATCAAGGACTTTTCAGGCGAGTTTGTAGGGCAGGTAGAGCTGAAAAAGAACATCAAGGGTACGGTGTTCGTCAGCGTTGTCCAGAATGAGGATGGTACGGTTAAAAGGGTGGTCATACCCTGACAAGTTGTTCAGTAATCATCCTAATCCCCTTAATCAGAAACATTAAGGGGATTTTTATTTTCAAAATTATCCCGGCGTATAAGGAGCCTTTTAGTAAGAATTGTAAATTTGCGCAAATTTCACCAAACTTAATTGACATCAATTCTCCAAAGCTACTATGCTGAATCTTATATTGTTTGGCCCTCCGGGTGCCGGGAAAGGCACTCAAAGTGAGAAAATTATAGCAAAATACAACCTGATCCATCTTTCAACCGGCGACCTGCTGCGTTCTGAAATCCAGGCAGGATCAGCGTTGGGACTGAGGGCCAAAACATTGATGGATAAGGGGATTCTGGTGCCCGATGAAGTAGTGATCGGAATGATCGACAACAAGCTCAGGGAGCATCACGATGCTGCAGGCTTTATTTTTGACGGTTTTCCAAGAACAGTTACCCAGGCTGAGGCACTGGATGCGCTCCTGGCCACCTACCAGGAAAGTATCTCGGTAATGATCGCGCTTGTGGTAGATGACCAGGAGCTGCTGACGCGCCTGCTGAACCGGGGCAAAACTTCCGGCCGGCCTGATGATCAGAACGAAACACTGATCAGCAAGCGCATTCAGGAATACAATCTGAAAACAACCCCCGTAGCCGATTACTATGACGCGCAGGGTAAATTCATCGCTGTAAAAGGCATAGGTGAAATTGAATCTATTTTTGAGGAGATTACGGATACGATCTCTCAGCTCACACAGGCTTAACATGCCCGGATACTATACACATGGCTTCTTCCAACTTCATCGACTACGTTAAACTCAATGTTCGCTCCGGCGCCGGCGGCGCAGGTTCCATGCACTTCCGACGTGAAAAGCACGTCGAAAAGGGTGGACCTGACGGCGGCGATGGCGGTCGGGGTGGGCACGTTATCCTCAAAGGAAATGCGCAGCTGTGGACTTTGCTCCACCTGAAATATACCAAGCACGTCAAGGCATTTGACGGCAAAGCCGGGGAAGGCGCACGCCGCACCGGTGCCATCGGGAAAGATATTATCCTTGAAGTACCCCTGGGTACAACTGCCCGCAATGCCGAAACCGGCGAGCAGCTTTTTGAAATTACCGAAGACGGGCAGGAGCTCATCCTGCTCAAAGGCGGCCGCGGCGGCCTTGGCAATGATCACTTCAAATCTCCCACCAACCAAACACCCCAATACGCCCAGCCGGGCGAATCCGGGCAGGAAGCCTGGGTAATACTTGAACTGAAAGTACTGGCTGATGTGGGACTTGTGGGTTTTCCCAACGCCGGCAAGTCGACCCTGCTCTCAGCCGTATCCGCAGCTCGCCCTGAGATTGCGGACTATCCTTTTACAACCCTGGTACCTAATTTGGGCGTAGTGTCGTACCGCGACTACAAGTCTTTCGTGATGGCCGACATTCCCGGCATTATTGAAGGAGCTTCACAAGGACGCGGGCTGGGACTACGCTTTTTGCGCCATATTGAGCGTAACTCCATTCTGCTGTTTCTAATAGCCGCAGACAGCACCGATATCAGGGAAGAGTATCAGACGCTTCTGAACGAATTAAGAATATACAACCCCTCGCTTCTAGACAAAGACCGGTTACTAGCTATTTCTAAGGCAGATCTGCTGACGGATGAGGAACGTGCCTCATTGCAGGATGAGCTGCCGGACGGAATGGATGTACTTTTAATTTCTGCAATTACCCAGGAAGGTATTGAACAATTAAAAGACAAAATATGGAAACATCTCAATCAGCCGTTTTCCGTAAACTAATTTTTAGTTTGCAGGCGCGATGTTTTCATGCATCTTGTGTATCCTGAAAGTTATTTGTAAGCATACTCTATCACTATGAAACACTATCTACCGTATTGTTTTTGGGTAGTACTCAGCTTGACTTCGTTAGAACTATTTGGACAGATCAGCGTAGATTATCCTTCCGATCGTGCCGTATTCCAAAGAGATAAAAACAACTCGGCTACTATTTACATCGCAGGCAGCTACACCAAAGTAGTTGATAAGATTGAGGCAAAACTCAATGCGCTCAATGAAGGTAACAGCACTGGCTGGATTACCATTTCCGATAATCCTTCCGGCGGACTTTACTCGGGCAGCATTGATGCAGCCGGGGGCTGGTACAGCCTCGAAGTAAGGGGCATGAAAGGTGGCCAGGTAGTGGCTTCCGGGCAGGTGGGTCATGTAGGAATCGGGGAAGTTTTTATGATTGCAGGCCAGTCCAACGGGCAGGGTTACTACGGCTACGGAGGACCCGGTGCCCAGGATGACCGGGTGAATACGATTGACTACAACAACGTTGATCCGCCTTACCAGAATGACGAGCTTCCCTATCCCCAGTTTATACATGTTAATGCAGATTCCAAGATCAGTCCGCGCGGAAAATCGGCCTGGTGCTGGGGTAAGCTGGGTGACCTGCTGGCGAGCCGCCTCAAAGTTCCTATTCTTTTTTACAATGTTGCGTGGTATGGTACGGCTGTACGCGCCTGGCGGGAAAGTATCAATGGCATTGGCTACTCCGTGTATTCGGGTGTACCCATTGAACCTTTTGGCATGCCTTACAATAATCTCAGGATGGTATTGCAGCGATATACGCCTATTACCGGTCTGAGGGGCATACTCTGGCTTCAGGGTGAAGCTGATAATTTTACCAATACAAGTCCGGACAGCTACGCTGCTGACTTACAGGCGGTAATTGAAGCCGGCCGGAATGAATCGGGCAAGCAGATTGCCTGGATGGTGTCACTGACTTCCTATGATAACCTTCATGGTTCTGATGCAGGTGTACTCGACGGCCAGCGCAAGGTGATCAGGAATGTTCCAGCAGTATTTGAAGGCCCCAATACAGATCAGATTCAGATTCCAAGGGTAGACGGTGACGAGGGAGTTCACTTTCGTGACTATGGACTCACACAACTTGGAGAAGCCTGGAATGCCAAGCTGAACGACCAGTTTTTCAATAATTCGGAGCCTTATAAAGGAATGAGCCCGCTCAGGGTAACTTCTGTTTGTATAGGTAACGGAAACATTGCTTTGAATGCTGGGTCAGGTGGGCTGGGTTCGTACCAATGGACAAACGGCCAAACTTCCAGCAACATAGAAGTATCCAATGGAACGTACCGCGTTTCAGCGCGGGATGGGCGGGGTAATTATATTTTTTCTCCCGAAATCCGGATCAACGACCGTATCCTTCCGGACCAGCCGACGATTTCCCTGCAAGGCAGCAATCCTGTTTGTCTTGGCAATACGGCCACGCTGATAGCCAGTACATCCGAAAACGTAACATGGAATACCGGCTCTACAAACACGGATCTGCAGGTAACCTCCGGGGGTGACTATTTCGTGACGACCAGAAATGCTTACGGATGCCAGGCAACCTCGGCAAAGATGTCCATACAAGTACTTACCTCTCCCCTTCCTGAAAAACCAACTATTGTGGCTTCGGGCGCAGTTACATTTTGTGAAGGCGGCCAGGTAAGTCTCCAGTCCAATGCCCAGGTAACCAGTATCTGGTCTAACGGCGAAAACAACGCATCTATTATTGTCCGTAACTCGGGCGATTACCGGGTGAGGGCCAAAGATAACCTGGGATGCTTTTCACCCGAGTCTGATCCCATTACGGTAAAAGTAAATCCATTGCCTGCCAAGCCGGTTGTATCCCTCAACGGCCCTGCTATTTTTTGTGCAGGCGGTATCGTTACACTTACCTCGAATTACCAAAGCGGAAATATATGGAGTACGGAAGCCACGTCTGCTTCGATTGCTGTTACGCAAAGCGGCAGTTTCTCACTCCGGCAGCGCGATATCAACGGATGTGAGTCGACCTCAGATCCTGTGAGCATTCAGGTAAATCCATTGCCGGCCATGCCAACAATTAGTGCATTGCGGCCAACTACGTTCTGTGAGCGGGACTATACCACCCTGCGCAGCAGCGAAGCTTACGTTTACCTATGGAGTAACGGATATAACGGACGGGAGATGGAAATCAGGCAAACGGGCGACTATACATTGTCTGTAAGAGATCAGAACGGCTGTGTGTCGCCGGCTTCCCCTACGGTAAAAGTGGTTGCTAATCCGCTCCCTCCTACTCCCACGATCAGTGCGGAAGGACCGCTGGTTTTTTGTGCAGACCTGAGTGTAAACCTGAATGCCAGCCCTGCTGCCGGCTTTTTATGGAGCAATGGCGCTGCTACCCAGACGTTGAAAGTTACAAATGCAGGTACTTTCTCTGTTCAAACCATCAATGAGTTCCAGTGCTTTTCCGATCCCAGCAATAAAATTACGACGCAGACACTCCCTTTGCCGCCTTCGCCTACTGTGCAGGCATTGGGTGTAACTACTTTTTGCGACGGTGACCTTGTGATCCTGAAAGCGGACAAGGGCAGCTATTTTTACTGGAATAACGGGGCTGAGGGCGACACCATTCACGTTGCCCAATCAGGAGCGTACGCTGCCAAAGTTCAGGATGATAAAGGCTGTTTCTCGCCTTATTCAAAAACGATTGCTGTGGATGTAAAACCGGCTCCCACCGTGCCGGTCGTGCGGCAGACAGGGGCTTATACGCTGGTCTCAGAAAACAACCTGGAAGCGGGCACTTACACCTGGAAATACAATGGCGCTGCATTGACAGAGACTTCGGCTACCATTAAGGCAATACGTTCCGGTGCATACAGTGTAAGCAATACCATTGTTTACAGCCCGACGCTCACCTGCCTGTCTGAATTTTCCAAGCCGTACTACTTTAATGCGGACTCGCATAATCCCGGATTTGTGACACATCCTAACCCGGTAATTAGCGGAGATATTACCATTGAGACTGTTCAGGACATTCCAAATGCTGAGATTTTGATCATAGACAGTCATGGTGTTATCCGTAAAACTTTCAAGATCAAAAAGTTTGATAAGGCATACACGTTTGATCTGAGCGGAATTTCAAGCG harbors:
- a CDS encoding T9SS type A sorting domain-containing protein encodes the protein MKAVVLTRIALSFFLAASPVMLTSAWAQADKSEKKAQVRIQVSEDQDGKTKNIDKTYEVGSMSDKERDAFIDKVLDSLGVEKNKKQRISITFDDGDRQFSQRKKKTIMDHRDDRDVLAFNYEWDDDLAKTFSYNADKFRQQYRNFERDFTPKAKIFMKDMENFGDKMAESWEKDAMKPASVRALSIYPNNPDNGVLNVRFSVPAKGDVTISVTDVKGKEVGKREIKDFSGEFVGQVELKKNIKGTVFVSVVQNEDGTVKRVVIP
- a CDS encoding adenylate kinase, which codes for MLNLILFGPPGAGKGTQSEKIIAKYNLIHLSTGDLLRSEIQAGSALGLRAKTLMDKGILVPDEVVIGMIDNKLREHHDAAGFIFDGFPRTVTQAEALDALLATYQESISVMIALVVDDQELLTRLLNRGKTSGRPDDQNETLISKRIQEYNLKTTPVADYYDAQGKFIAVKGIGEIESIFEEITDTISQLTQA
- the obgE gene encoding GTPase ObgE yields the protein MASSNFIDYVKLNVRSGAGGAGSMHFRREKHVEKGGPDGGDGGRGGHVILKGNAQLWTLLHLKYTKHVKAFDGKAGEGARRTGAIGKDIILEVPLGTTARNAETGEQLFEITEDGQELILLKGGRGGLGNDHFKSPTNQTPQYAQPGESGQEAWVILELKVLADVGLVGFPNAGKSTLLSAVSAARPEIADYPFTTLVPNLGVVSYRDYKSFVMADIPGIIEGASQGRGLGLRFLRHIERNSILLFLIAADSTDIREEYQTLLNELRIYNPSLLDKDRLLAISKADLLTDEERASLQDELPDGMDVLLISAITQEGIEQLKDKIWKHLNQPFSVN
- a CDS encoding sialate O-acetylesterase translates to MKHYLPYCFWVVLSLTSLELFGQISVDYPSDRAVFQRDKNNSATIYIAGSYTKVVDKIEAKLNALNEGNSTGWITISDNPSGGLYSGSIDAAGGWYSLEVRGMKGGQVVASGQVGHVGIGEVFMIAGQSNGQGYYGYGGPGAQDDRVNTIDYNNVDPPYQNDELPYPQFIHVNADSKISPRGKSAWCWGKLGDLLASRLKVPILFYNVAWYGTAVRAWRESINGIGYSVYSGVPIEPFGMPYNNLRMVLQRYTPITGLRGILWLQGEADNFTNTSPDSYAADLQAVIEAGRNESGKQIAWMVSLTSYDNLHGSDAGVLDGQRKVIRNVPAVFEGPNTDQIQIPRVDGDEGVHFRDYGLTQLGEAWNAKLNDQFFNNSEPYKGMSPLRVTSVCIGNGNIALNAGSGGLGSYQWTNGQTSSNIEVSNGTYRVSARDGRGNYIFSPEIRINDRILPDQPTISLQGSNPVCLGNTATLIASTSENVTWNTGSTNTDLQVTSGGDYFVTTRNAYGCQATSAKMSIQVLTSPLPEKPTIVASGAVTFCEGGQVSLQSNAQVTSIWSNGENNASIIVRNSGDYRVRAKDNLGCFSPESDPITVKVNPLPAKPVVSLNGPAIFCAGGIVTLTSNYQSGNIWSTEATSASIAVTQSGSFSLRQRDINGCESTSDPVSIQVNPLPAMPTISALRPTTFCERDYTTLRSSEAYVYLWSNGYNGREMEIRQTGDYTLSVRDQNGCVSPASPTVKVVANPLPPTPTISAEGPLVFCADLSVNLNASPAAGFLWSNGAATQTLKVTNAGTFSVQTINEFQCFSDPSNKITTQTLPLPPSPTVQALGVTTFCDGDLVILKADKGSYFYWNNGAEGDTIHVAQSGAYAAKVQDDKGCFSPYSKTIAVDVKPAPTVPVVRQTGAYTLVSENNLEAGTYTWKYNGAALTETSATIKAIRSGAYSVSNTIVYSPTLTCLSEFSKPYYFNADSHNPGFVTHPNPVISGDITIETVQDIPNAEILIIDSHGVIRKTFKIKKFDKAYTFDLSGISSGLYVIQLRSTALTASQKLVIAR